In the genome of Pseudoglutamicibacter cumminsii, one region contains:
- a CDS encoding lamin tail domain-containing protein — translation MTMPHHSHASAEKRTFTRKLTVASFATALAATLGGAAFFPAQATAAPDAELPVVINEVESNGDDTDWVEFGNPTGDAVDLTGYIFTDNAPTKAGHTYVLPEGSVVPSNGYFVLDQAQGPTPGFDFGLGKNDSVNLYAPPAEGETVEDAVAKDPVLSYEWSGHAANTYGRCPYFTGELIDTFASTKGGPNQCEELPEEPGDPGDPNDPLNPVPWPGEQTVKPLHDADEARGDWSGLYWQAAGTFGSGKPYLWVAENGNGTLLRLDGTEENRGAELQKFTLKYADGTGTPDAESVTRAAGAPSKIFVGTERDNDNKKVSRPAVLAFDAPDTAAENGELKATQEWNLAEDFPGLGANSGIEGLSWIPDAWLVENKIQDEATGKAYDPAAYPAHHGGVFAVGIEGTGHVYLYVLNEDGSFQRIADIETGLDVVAEVQFDAERDQLWAVCDDACEGRIAVLTPEYGEDAGAETATMKSATAAQAGKLTVAQIMNRPSETQNYANEGVAIADISQCKDGSVPVFYADDANTDDISLREGTLKTICPTPPPGDEPTPVPTENPAPTENPAPTEDPTPAPTEDPAPGEEPTADPTDAAPSGEAPTTPAPGVDAGSSTGGGNLANTGADVASWITLAAAAMVVGGAVALATRRNGGAREEN, via the coding sequence ATGACTATGCCTCATCATTCACACGCATCCGCTGAAAAGCGTACGTTCACGCGAAAGCTGACCGTCGCATCGTTCGCAACAGCGCTCGCCGCGACCCTCGGCGGCGCCGCGTTCTTCCCTGCGCAAGCAACCGCCGCACCAGACGCCGAACTCCCCGTGGTCATCAACGAAGTCGAATCCAACGGTGACGACACCGACTGGGTCGAATTCGGCAACCCGACCGGCGACGCCGTAGACCTCACCGGCTACATCTTCACCGACAACGCGCCCACCAAGGCCGGCCACACCTACGTCCTGCCGGAAGGCTCCGTGGTCCCAAGCAACGGCTACTTTGTGCTCGACCAGGCGCAAGGCCCTACCCCGGGCTTCGATTTCGGCCTCGGCAAGAACGACTCCGTCAACCTCTACGCACCACCAGCTGAAGGGGAAACCGTAGAAGACGCGGTCGCCAAAGACCCAGTCCTGTCCTACGAATGGTCCGGCCACGCGGCCAACACCTACGGCCGCTGCCCATACTTCACAGGTGAACTGATCGACACCTTCGCCTCCACCAAGGGTGGCCCAAACCAGTGCGAAGAGCTCCCAGAAGAACCGGGCGACCCAGGCGACCCGAACGATCCACTGAACCCGGTTCCATGGCCAGGTGAGCAGACGGTCAAGCCGCTGCACGATGCCGATGAGGCCCGCGGCGACTGGTCCGGCCTCTACTGGCAGGCCGCCGGCACATTCGGTAGCGGCAAGCCATACCTGTGGGTTGCAGAGAACGGCAACGGAACCCTGTTGCGCCTCGACGGCACCGAAGAAAACCGCGGCGCTGAACTGCAGAAGTTCACCCTCAAGTACGCTGACGGCACCGGAACCCCAGACGCGGAGTCCGTGACCCGCGCAGCCGGCGCACCAAGCAAGATCTTCGTCGGCACCGAACGCGACAACGACAACAAGAAGGTCTCCCGCCCGGCAGTCCTCGCTTTCGACGCGCCGGACACCGCCGCTGAGAACGGCGAGCTCAAGGCCACACAAGAGTGGAACCTCGCAGAAGACTTCCCGGGCCTTGGCGCTAACTCCGGCATCGAGGGCCTGAGCTGGATCCCAGACGCATGGCTCGTCGAGAACAAGATCCAGGACGAAGCCACCGGCAAGGCATACGACCCAGCCGCCTACCCTGCACACCACGGCGGCGTGTTCGCGGTCGGCATTGAAGGCACCGGCCACGTCTACCTCTACGTCCTCAACGAAGACGGCAGCTTCCAACGCATCGCCGACATCGAAACTGGCCTCGACGTTGTCGCCGAAGTCCAGTTCGATGCCGAACGCGACCAGCTGTGGGCCGTCTGCGACGACGCGTGCGAAGGCCGCATCGCGGTCCTCACCCCTGAGTATGGCGAAGATGCCGGCGCTGAGACGGCCACGATGAAGTCCGCAACCGCTGCACAGGCAGGCAAGCTGACTGTCGCGCAGATTATGAACCGCCCAAGCGAAACCCAGAACTACGCCAACGAAGGCGTTGCGATCGCTGACATCAGCCAGTGCAAGGACGGTTCGGTTCCGGTGTTCTACGCTGACGACGCCAACACCGACGACATCTCGCTGCGTGAAGGCACCCTCAAGACGATCTGCCCAACGCCACCTCCCGGCGACGAACCGACCCCAGTGCCAACCGAAAACCCAGCGCCAACCGAAAACCCAGCCCCAACTGAGGATCCAACCCCGGCACCTACCGAGGACCCAGCTCCGGGTGAGGAACCGACTGCTGATCCAACCGACGCAGCTCCATCTGGTGAGGCACCAACTACCCCAGCACCGGGCGTGGATGCCGGCTCCAGCACGGGGGGCGGCAACCTCGCGAACACGGGTGCGGATGTCGCCTCGTGGATCACGCTCGCTGCCGCAGCGATGGTCGTCGGCGGTGCAGTCGCCCTCGCCACACGTCGCAACGGTGGAGCCCGCGAAGAAAACTAA
- a CDS encoding glutaredoxin family protein: MEHNVKTVTMYGADWCKDCRRAETFMNEHGIEFNYIDLVAQPDMADVAEEISGRKNIPVVVFPDNSHLVEPSNDELAASLRANGLLAD, translated from the coding sequence ATGGAGCACAACGTGAAAACCGTGACGATGTACGGCGCCGACTGGTGCAAAGACTGCCGCCGTGCAGAAACGTTCATGAACGAACACGGCATCGAGTTCAACTACATCGACCTCGTCGCACAGCCAGACATGGCGGATGTCGCCGAGGAAATATCCGGGCGGAAGAACATTCCGGTCGTCGTGTTCCCGGACAACTCGCACCTCGTGGAGCCAAGCAACGACGAACTCGCCGCGAGCCTCCGCGCCAACGGGCTACTCGCTGACTAG
- a CDS encoding DUF2891 family protein, whose protein sequence is MPELTPQNYAEPFAKVVIDNLTTEFPYAAHHVQRDEADLLLPRQMHPAFANSFDWHSSVHMHWLGTQLVEHVSADAAARIVGLLQEHLTAENMRVEAEYVAANPSWERPYGWAWAAQLVDALYESRVPELAALAEGARPLLDAVMDAVRAWLPAMPEPVRHGVHSNTAFGLRRLLLVARRRGYADVAELIAEHALRFYADDARWPFAYERSGHDFLSAGMCEADLMCEVLEGELAGWIPGFVAELAEDARSRAEGRGGLPRVLQAVAPIDASDGHQSHLDGLGLTLAASGLRVARALDALDAEPELAAALRDAAPQLMRNGLAAATTDEFMASHWLATFGWEALAELVSE, encoded by the coding sequence ATGCCTGAATTGACGCCCCAGAACTACGCTGAACCGTTCGCGAAAGTTGTGATCGATAACCTCACAACCGAGTTCCCGTACGCCGCGCATCACGTGCAGCGGGATGAAGCGGACCTGCTGCTGCCGCGGCAGATGCATCCGGCGTTCGCTAACTCGTTCGACTGGCATTCCAGCGTGCACATGCATTGGCTTGGCACGCAGCTGGTTGAGCATGTGAGCGCTGACGCCGCGGCCCGCATCGTTGGTTTGCTGCAGGAACACCTGACCGCGGAGAACATGCGGGTTGAGGCCGAGTACGTGGCCGCGAACCCGTCGTGGGAGCGCCCGTACGGGTGGGCGTGGGCGGCGCAGCTGGTCGATGCGCTGTATGAGTCCCGCGTTCCGGAGCTGGCCGCGCTCGCCGAGGGTGCCCGGCCGCTGCTGGATGCGGTCATGGATGCGGTGCGGGCGTGGTTGCCTGCGATGCCGGAGCCTGTGCGCCACGGTGTTCACTCGAATACTGCGTTCGGTTTGCGACGGCTGCTGTTGGTTGCCCGGCGGCGAGGTTACGCGGATGTCGCGGAGCTGATCGCTGAGCATGCACTGCGCTTCTACGCCGACGATGCGCGGTGGCCATTCGCGTACGAACGTTCCGGCCACGACTTCCTCTCTGCCGGCATGTGCGAAGCGGACCTGATGTGTGAGGTTCTGGAGGGTGAGCTTGCGGGTTGGATTCCGGGGTTCGTGGCTGAGCTCGCGGAGGACGCCCGCTCACGTGCGGAAGGCCGCGGTGGCTTGCCACGGGTTTTGCAGGCGGTCGCCCCTATCGATGCGAGCGACGGCCACCAGTCCCACCTGGACGGGCTGGGTCTCACGCTCGCGGCCTCGGGCCTGCGTGTAGCGCGGGCGTTGGACGCGCTCGATGCGGAACCAGAGCTTGCGGCGGCGTTACGTGATGCGGCGCCTCAGTTGATGCGCAACGGCCTAGCCGCGGCGACCACGGATGAGTTCATGGCCTCGCATTGGCTCGCGACGTTCGGCTGGGAGGCGCTCGCCGAACTAGTCAGCGAGTAG
- a CDS encoding biotin transporter BioY encodes MTTTVAGEPVRNARRSNPTLDVVLVAMFAALTAVLGLMPPITVGILPVPITLQTLGVMLAGALLGPWRGALSQVLLIALVAAGLPLLSGGRGGLGALMGPTGGYIFGWIFGAFVIGLMTVALYDRARAGWINAVSVFAACVVGGVLVVYLAGSAWLTITTGLNFGTAIKGNVVFMPGDTAKAVIATVVAVIVHRSYRGLLAK; translated from the coding sequence ATGACGACGACTGTGGCAGGTGAGCCGGTACGTAACGCTCGCCGTTCAAACCCGACGCTGGATGTGGTTTTGGTGGCGATGTTCGCCGCGCTGACCGCTGTTTTGGGTCTCATGCCGCCGATCACGGTGGGTATTTTGCCGGTGCCGATCACGTTGCAGACGTTGGGCGTCATGCTGGCGGGTGCTTTGTTGGGGCCGTGGCGTGGTGCGCTTTCGCAGGTTTTGCTGATCGCGCTGGTTGCGGCTGGTTTGCCGCTGCTGTCGGGTGGCCGCGGGGGCCTGGGTGCGCTCATGGGCCCGACGGGCGGCTATATTTTCGGTTGGATTTTCGGTGCGTTCGTGATCGGTTTGATGACGGTTGCGTTGTATGACCGTGCGCGTGCCGGCTGGATCAACGCGGTGAGCGTGTTCGCTGCGTGCGTTGTGGGTGGCGTTTTGGTTGTGTACCTCGCGGGTTCGGCATGGTTGACCATCACGACTGGTTTGAACTTTGGTACCGCGATCAAGGGCAACGTCGTGTTTATGCCGGGTGACACGGCGAAGGCTGTGATCGCGACTGTGGTTGCGGTGATCGTGCACCGTTCGTACCGCGGCCTGCTCGCCAAGTAG
- a CDS encoding CbiQ family ECF transporter T component, translated as MSSSYSLIQAGAAPQNPGVLERLPAGFKFAALFLLSIVTYLIPWMGVQLGLLVAAFLIALLPRVPFMRLVKSVLFSVMIVGLVVAIMAWQQDLARGIHFGMRLLTLVLLAFAVTASTTFPQMLRVFEKIVSPLRGVGVNTENISMAMALTVRFVPHLMGMYREVREAQIARGLERNAVALIVPLIFRTLKTSEQVAQALDARSFNTQERGTRKR; from the coding sequence GTGAGCAGTTCGTATTCGTTGATTCAGGCGGGTGCGGCCCCGCAGAATCCTGGAGTTCTGGAGCGGCTTCCGGCGGGGTTTAAGTTCGCGGCGTTGTTCCTTTTGAGCATCGTGACGTACTTGATCCCGTGGATGGGCGTGCAGCTCGGCCTGCTGGTTGCGGCGTTTCTGATCGCTTTGCTTCCGCGGGTTCCGTTCATGCGGCTTGTGAAGTCGGTGCTGTTTTCGGTGATGATCGTGGGGCTTGTGGTGGCGATCATGGCGTGGCAGCAGGACCTCGCGCGCGGCATCCACTTTGGTATGCGCCTGTTGACGCTGGTTTTGCTTGCGTTCGCGGTGACCGCATCGACCACGTTCCCGCAGATGTTGCGGGTCTTCGAGAAGATCGTGTCCCCGCTGCGTGGGGTTGGGGTCAACACGGAGAACATTTCGATGGCGATGGCGTTGACCGTCCGCTTTGTTCCGCACCTGATGGGGATGTACCGGGAGGTCCGCGAGGCGCAGATTGCTCGTGGCTTGGAGCGGAACGCGGTCGCATTGATTGTTCCGTTGATTTTTCGCACGTTGAAAACGTCTGAACAGGTGGCTCAAGCCCTTGATGCCCGCTCGTTCAACACTCAAGAGAGAGGAACTCGTAAACGATGA
- a CDS encoding ABC transporter ATP-binding protein: MGTTANLSEPSSVNNPPAHAPEVSDLAENRIVMDRVSVEYDDRRVLDDISLTLSEQRIAIIGLNGSGKSTLVRLINGLAMPTYGRVTVGGACTMKETKQVRRRVGFVFQNPANQIIMPTVGEDMLFGLKNIGIPKAERVERARATLSQLGMGNFYERETHALSGGEQQMIALASVLTMRPETIILDEPTTMLDLLNRHRMRSVIVGLAQRSIVVTHDLELAADAQRVLVVHEGRIVEDGSPEDSIAAYRRMCEL, translated from the coding sequence GTGGGTACTACTGCCAACCTGAGTGAGCCGTCCTCCGTGAACAACCCGCCAGCGCACGCCCCAGAGGTGAGCGACCTAGCTGAGAACCGCATCGTCATGGACCGTGTGTCTGTTGAATACGATGACCGGCGGGTTCTTGACGACATCTCGCTCACGCTGAGTGAGCAGCGCATCGCGATCATCGGGCTCAACGGTTCCGGCAAGTCCACGCTCGTGAGGCTCATCAACGGCCTCGCGATGCCCACGTACGGCCGCGTCACGGTGGGTGGCGCGTGCACGATGAAGGAAACCAAGCAGGTGCGCCGCCGCGTTGGGTTCGTGTTCCAGAATCCCGCGAACCAGATCATCATGCCCACGGTGGGTGAGGACATGCTGTTTGGTCTCAAGAACATCGGGATCCCGAAAGCTGAGCGTGTTGAGCGGGCGCGGGCGACGCTCTCGCAGCTGGGCATGGGGAACTTCTACGAGCGTGAAACGCATGCGCTTTCCGGCGGCGAGCAGCAGATGATCGCGTTGGCTTCCGTGCTCACGATGCGCCCCGAAACGATCATTTTGGACGAACCGACCACGATGCTGGACTTGCTGAACCGGCACCGGATGCGGTCGGTGATTGTCGGGCTTGCTCAGCGCAGCATTGTGGTGACGCATGATTTGGAGCTTGCGGCCGATGCACAGCGGGTTTTGGTGGTGCACGAGGGCCGGATTGTTGAGGATGGGTCTCCGGAGGACAGCATCGCGGCGTATCGCAGGATGTGTGAGCTGTGA